The following are encoded together in the Deinococcus sp. KNUC1210 genome:
- a CDS encoding AIPR family protein encodes MSASLTRPANWKARTLKIQERAQIEAALERRFLATHLIPDEQGRPGWTDEARRKNRLSKALAAYTVSCLCSVSEQEGVSSLVDGEEDNGIDAIYVDGEVVYLVQAKYKPAKPDRDEDIHPFVQGARDMLDGEYGRFRNPLFTARQAEIEAAVSAPGATLVLVFVHLSEAVEYHALTLLEDFCAETDVSFRDINGQLIHAALLADESPEPIRAVLTLEHQRHTTAAPKVAFGLIRVRDLAELYHDHGARLFDQNIRSFLGRTALNREIEASLRSKPELFVHYNNGITMICQRLTAPKTSRRLEGRYSVQGLSIVNGAQTVGSIAHVIPRGDPNPPDARVLVTIIETHDAGDTFAVDVTRTRNTQNPIPEEAFAAQDSVNERLRERLALYDVRYVYKPGQDRQGAHCTLEDVANALAMFSADPADALTRNVTKLLDVRSAAYARLFGPISRDPEPERLYRMVQVFQQVEQALTDYQRATVPKTRERQFYSSMRPLIRCWIARRTEVGRNSQLLLLSEAERATLSRDIETYTAQVLRVTLAFSEANGRGIVAISNSLADGGTLLGILIDAHREAYRTAQAAQVSVNIL; translated from the coding sequence GTGAGCGCCTCGCTGACCCGCCCCGCGAATTGGAAGGCGAGGACGCTGAAAATACAGGAGCGGGCACAGATTGAGGCCGCCCTCGAACGCCGCTTTCTCGCGACACATCTGATTCCGGACGAGCAGGGAAGACCTGGCTGGACGGATGAGGCCAGGCGCAAGAACAGACTCTCCAAAGCGCTGGCCGCCTACACCGTGTCGTGTCTGTGCAGCGTGTCCGAGCAGGAGGGCGTGAGCAGCTTGGTGGACGGTGAGGAGGACAACGGGATAGACGCCATCTACGTGGACGGGGAAGTCGTCTATCTCGTCCAGGCGAAATACAAGCCGGCCAAACCCGACCGGGACGAGGACATTCATCCGTTCGTTCAGGGTGCCCGGGACATGCTGGACGGCGAATACGGCAGGTTCAGGAATCCCCTGTTCACGGCGCGCCAGGCGGAGATTGAGGCGGCAGTCAGTGCGCCGGGCGCAACCCTCGTGCTGGTGTTCGTGCATCTGTCCGAGGCCGTCGAGTACCACGCCCTGACGCTGCTCGAGGATTTCTGTGCCGAGACGGACGTCTCCTTCCGGGACATCAACGGACAGCTCATTCACGCCGCCCTCCTGGCCGACGAATCGCCCGAGCCCATCAGGGCGGTCCTGACCCTGGAGCATCAGCGGCACACCACGGCGGCGCCGAAAGTGGCGTTCGGATTGATCAGGGTCAGGGATCTGGCGGAGCTGTACCACGACCACGGCGCCAGGCTGTTCGACCAGAACATCCGCAGCTTCCTGGGCCGCACCGCCCTGAACCGGGAAATCGAAGCGTCGCTGCGCTCGAAGCCCGAGCTGTTCGTGCATTACAACAACGGTATTACCATGATCTGCCAGCGCCTGACCGCGCCCAAGACCAGCCGCCGTCTGGAGGGAAGGTACAGCGTGCAGGGCCTGTCCATTGTCAACGGAGCGCAGACGGTGGGGAGCATCGCTCACGTCATCCCGAGGGGGGATCCCAACCCGCCGGACGCCCGCGTGCTGGTCACGATCATCGAGACCCACGACGCGGGCGACACCTTCGCCGTGGACGTCACCCGGACCCGCAACACCCAGAACCCGATTCCCGAGGAGGCGTTCGCCGCTCAGGACAGCGTCAACGAGCGCCTGCGTGAACGCCTGGCCCTGTATGACGTCCGCTACGTGTACAAGCCTGGCCAGGACCGCCAGGGCGCTCACTGCACGCTCGAAGACGTCGCGAATGCACTGGCGATGTTCAGCGCTGACCCTGCCGACGCTCTGACCCGGAACGTGACGAAATTGCTCGATGTCCGCAGTGCCGCCTACGCGCGACTCTTCGGGCCGATCAGCCGGGATCCCGAGCCGGAAAGGTTGTACCGGATGGTTCAGGTCTTCCAGCAGGTCGAGCAGGCCCTGACCGACTATCAGCGGGCGACCGTACCCAAGACCAGGGAAAGGCAGTTCTACTCCTCGATGCGCCCCCTGATCCGGTGCTGGATCGCCAGACGCACGGAGGTGGGGCGCAACAGTCAGCTCCTCCTGCTCAGCGAGGCGGAGCGGGCCACGCTGTCGCGAGACATCGAGACCTATACGGCGCAGGTGCTCAGGGTGACGCTGGCATTTTCTGAGGCGAACGGTCGCGGCATCGTCGCTATCAGCAACAGCCTCGCGGACGGCGGTACCCTGCTCGGCATCCTGATCGACGCGCACCGCGAGGCGTACCGGACGGCACAGGCCGCTCAAGTGTCAGTCAACATCCTCTGA
- a CDS encoding helix-turn-helix transcriptional regulator — MGQMKWTLEATLRRYAKNSHALVQASGLAKTTVYSIVNGETTSVDLKTLEKLLLGLEQLTGEPMNIEDILKREPSADLSPRCSRN; from the coding sequence ATGGGACAGATGAAGTGGACGCTCGAGGCGACGCTCAGACGGTATGCCAAGAACTCACACGCGCTGGTGCAGGCCAGCGGCCTCGCCAAGACGACGGTCTACAGCATCGTCAACGGCGAGACCACCTCAGTGGATCTGAAGACCCTGGAAAAACTCCTGCTCGGCCTGGAGCAGTTGACCGGAGAACCCATGAACATCGAAGATATTTTGAAACGCGAACCGTCGGCGGACCTTTCCCCGCGCTGCTCGCGCAACTGA
- a CDS encoding type II toxin-antitoxin system VapC family toxin, whose protein sequence is MTGPALPLLVVDTNIVSYLHRRDSLATVYAGHLSGHTAVMSFQSLAELRFGMEKAGWGDKRRADLEHLAARFTPIYPTDEVCTLWAAVRVGARQAGQPIDTADAWIAATALALKCPLVTHNAADFAGVPNLSIISEQSA, encoded by the coding sequence GTGACCGGCCCGGCTCTCCCGCTCCTCGTCGTGGACACCAACATCGTCAGCTACCTGCACCGCAGGGATTCCCTCGCCACCGTCTACGCCGGACACCTGAGCGGCCACACCGCCGTGATGTCGTTTCAGAGTCTGGCCGAACTGCGCTTCGGGATGGAGAAGGCCGGCTGGGGCGACAAGCGCCGAGCCGACCTGGAACACCTCGCGGCACGCTTCACCCCCATTTATCCCACCGATGAGGTCTGCACCCTCTGGGCCGCCGTCCGAGTCGGTGCCAGGCAGGCCGGCCAGCCGATCGACACCGCCGACGCCTGGATCGCTGCCACCGCGCTGGCGCTGAAGTGCCCGCTCGTCACCCACAACGCTGCCGACTTTGCCGGTGTGCCCAACCTGAGCATCATCTCGGAGCAGAGCGCATGA
- a CDS encoding site-specific DNA-methyltransferase — MTDRNRNLKLELTWVGKDHRPRLEPRILLEEAERNYTAVVRVTEEDQFENILIKGDNLLALKALATDERVKGQVKCIFIDPPYNTGSAFEHYDDGMEHSLWLSMMRERLELLRELLDDNGSIWISIDDNEMPYLRVICDEIFGRGNLIATFIWRKVDSPNDNKVAITPDHEYVIVYAKNYNKIRFKRKSDPAIADAYGSIDQDGKRYRDRLLKKNGKNSRREDRPSMYFKITAPDGAEVYPTHDDGSPARWAAGLARVQELVNNNELIWKRRIIANKETWVPYTREYAPDNPERPFPTIWNDLTTMRQAKAHQRIIAPNVESFDTPKPEELIQRILEIASNPGDLVLDSFAGSGTTGAVAHKMGRRWIMVELGEHANTHIVPRMQKVIDGSDQGGISAAVNWKGGGGFRYYRLAPSLIKYDVRGNPVINPEYKAEMLAEACCKIEGFSYDPSQAVWWQHGRSSERDFLFVTTRYMGYAELQDLSEEVGPERSLLVLAKAYDREGDVFDNLTIKKIPERGAGSVRVGP; from the coding sequence ATGACTGACCGGAACCGCAACCTGAAGCTGGAATTGACCTGGGTGGGCAAGGACCATCGGCCCCGGCTGGAGCCCCGCATTCTGCTGGAGGAAGCCGAGCGCAACTACACTGCTGTCGTCAGGGTGACTGAGGAAGATCAGTTTGAGAACATACTGATCAAGGGCGATAACTTACTGGCACTCAAAGCACTAGCCACTGACGAAAGGGTTAAGGGGCAGGTCAAGTGTATCTTTATTGATCCGCCATACAATACTGGTAGTGCGTTTGAACATTATGATGACGGCATGGAACATAGCCTTTGGTTAAGTATGATGCGCGAAAGATTGGAACTTCTGCGCGAACTTCTAGATGATAATGGAAGTATATGGATTAGCATTGACGATAATGAAATGCCCTATTTGCGGGTTATATGCGACGAAATTTTTGGCCGCGGCAATCTTATTGCAACATTCATTTGGAGAAAGGTTGACAGTCCTAACGATAATAAAGTTGCGATAACTCCTGATCATGAGTATGTCATCGTCTATGCGAAAAACTACAACAAAATACGTTTCAAAAGGAAGAGCGATCCCGCTATTGCTGATGCCTATGGAAGTATAGATCAAGATGGAAAAAGATATAGAGATAGACTTTTAAAGAAGAATGGTAAGAATAGTAGAAGAGAAGATCGCCCATCCATGTATTTTAAAATTACCGCGCCTGACGGCGCGGAGGTTTATCCGACACACGACGACGGCAGCCCAGCACGCTGGGCTGCCGGGCTGGCCCGTGTTCAGGAATTAGTGAATAACAATGAATTGATATGGAAACGGAGGATAATAGCAAACAAGGAAACTTGGGTTCCTTATACTAGAGAATACGCGCCGGATAATCCCGAAAGACCTTTCCCTACTATCTGGAACGATCTGACAACAATGAGACAGGCGAAGGCTCATCAAAGAATTATCGCTCCAAATGTTGAGTCTTTTGATACTCCTAAACCGGAAGAGCTCATACAGCGAATCCTGGAAATTGCTAGTAATCCAGGCGATCTTGTTCTCGACTCTTTCGCAGGTTCTGGCACTACCGGTGCAGTCGCTCATAAAATGGGCCGCCGCTGGATCATGGTCGAGCTGGGCGAACACGCCAACACGCACATCGTTCCCCGCATGCAGAAGGTCATCGACGGCAGCGATCAGGGCGGTATCAGTGCGGCCGTCAACTGGAAGGGCGGTGGCGGCTTCCGCTACTACCGCCTTGCACCGAGCCTCATCAAGTACGACGTGCGCGGCAATCCTGTCATCAACCCGGAGTACAAAGCCGAGATGCTGGCCGAAGCGTGCTGTAAGATCGAGGGATTCAGCTACGACCCCTCTCAGGCGGTGTGGTGGCAGCACGGGCGTAGCAGCGAACGCGACTTCCTGTTCGTCACAACCCGATATATGGGGTATGCCGAACTGCAGGACCTGTCCGAGGAGGTCGGTCCCGAGCGCAGCCTTCTCGTATTGGCGAAGGCCTACGACCGTGAAGGCGACGTGTTCGACAACCTGACCATCAAGAAGATCCCCGAACGCGGTGCTGGATCTGTGCGAGTGGGACCATGA
- a CDS encoding DEAD/DEAH box helicase, with the protein MSVPSTETGTSTEHNPKLVKMISDRLSLRAPQQEALEIMDALFGQKLPPKADEGLNVEEWVNRIRSALPEKSDFREFEREFVSLAFALATGVGKTRLMGAMIAYLHLRHGVNNFFVLAPSLTIYNKLIEDFSSTGPKYVFRGLQAFVVDPPVIITGEDYTQRDWAAQSLFGRVQISIFNISKINSEVRGGREPRIRKMQEALGQSYFEYLQGLPDLVLLMDESHRYRASAGVRAINELRPRLGLELTATPYVETSRGPVAFRNIVQDYPLARAIRDKYVKIPAVVTRENFSPAGLSAEDLEHIKLSDGVRLHESVKAELDAYARESGEKYVKPFILVIARDTTHAGQLLSLIESKQFFDGHYAGKVIQVDYTSEDLMVERLMRVEHPDEPTEIVIHVNMLKEGWDVTNLYTIVPLRAANARVLIEQSIGRGLRLPYGHRVERRILNAAGERVTDPIDRLNIIAHDRFQEIIEEANREDSLLQLVDRVLLDERGELPPTVPVLSAPGLRGLLSLDPPRVPQPATEAGSAQTGGEGGSTSGSAPASTVPVAPAPIFTTPADQAVAREAYRAMQDLSRDPTSVPGVSALQRPEIQRQLIERVQAKLPTVQPSLLDGAQPPAPDIADIVARTTALLVEGTISIPRILVIPEGEARRDFQPFTLDLSRVNYAPPSRTLVVQNLNDNTQEWIQAVPGGQIIERNLQDLVVKGLLGNPEISYDENAETLYHLADQIVGHFEARGHDYDTVRDILVAHERDLARLVFGQMEQHQTQGQVRYVHEVRQGFSELRSSTLNYSRGGLIANPQARPPAGLRIEACVYTGFTRSLYHEVKFQSDAERVLALILDRDTQKWFRPVKGQFLMTYRLGHQMREYQPDFVAETANEILMLEVKAQNELDDPEVLEKARVAREWCAAASAHTARSGGKPWRYAVIPHTAVALNQTLANLTQET; encoded by the coding sequence GTGAGCGTCCCCTCCACCGAGACGGGAACAAGCACCGAGCACAACCCGAAGCTGGTCAAGATGATCTCCGACCGCCTGAGCCTGCGCGCTCCGCAGCAGGAGGCGCTGGAGATCATGGACGCCCTGTTCGGGCAGAAGTTGCCACCCAAGGCGGACGAGGGCCTGAACGTCGAGGAGTGGGTAAACCGCATCCGCTCAGCCTTGCCGGAGAAAAGTGACTTCCGCGAGTTCGAGCGCGAGTTCGTGTCGCTGGCCTTCGCCCTGGCGACCGGAGTGGGCAAGACCCGCCTGATGGGCGCCATGATCGCCTACCTGCACCTGCGTCACGGCGTCAACAACTTCTTCGTGCTGGCCCCTAGCCTGACCATCTACAATAAGCTGATCGAGGACTTCTCGTCCACCGGGCCGAAGTACGTCTTCAGGGGCCTTCAGGCCTTCGTGGTCGATCCGCCGGTCATCATCACCGGCGAGGACTACACCCAGCGTGACTGGGCGGCACAGTCCCTCTTCGGGCGGGTGCAGATCAGCATTTTCAACATCAGCAAGATCAACTCGGAGGTACGCGGCGGCCGCGAGCCGCGCATCCGCAAGATGCAGGAAGCGCTGGGGCAGAGTTACTTCGAGTACCTGCAGGGCCTGCCTGACCTGGTGCTGCTGATGGACGAGTCGCACCGGTACCGCGCCTCGGCGGGCGTGCGGGCCATCAACGAACTGCGGCCCCGGCTGGGCCTGGAACTCACCGCTACACCTTACGTTGAGACGTCACGTGGCCCCGTCGCCTTCCGCAACATCGTGCAGGACTACCCGCTGGCGCGCGCCATCCGGGACAAGTACGTCAAGATCCCGGCGGTCGTCACCCGCGAGAACTTCAGCCCCGCGGGCCTGAGCGCCGAGGACCTGGAGCACATCAAGCTCTCGGACGGCGTGCGGCTGCACGAGAGCGTCAAGGCCGAACTCGACGCCTACGCCCGGGAGAGCGGCGAGAAGTACGTCAAGCCGTTCATCCTCGTCATTGCCCGGGATACCACCCACGCCGGGCAGCTCCTCTCGCTAATCGAGTCGAAGCAGTTCTTCGACGGTCACTACGCCGGGAAGGTCATTCAGGTCGATTATACCTCTGAGGACCTGATGGTCGAGCGACTGATGCGGGTCGAACATCCGGACGAGCCCACCGAGATCGTCATCCACGTCAACATGCTCAAGGAAGGCTGGGACGTTACCAACCTCTACACCATCGTGCCGCTGCGCGCCGCCAACGCCCGGGTATTGATCGAGCAGAGCATCGGGCGTGGGCTGCGCCTGCCGTACGGCCACCGGGTCGAGCGCCGCATCCTGAACGCCGCCGGCGAACGGGTTACCGACCCCATCGACCGGCTGAACATCATCGCCCACGACCGCTTCCAGGAGATCATCGAGGAGGCGAACCGTGAAGATAGCCTGCTGCAGCTGGTCGACCGGGTACTGCTCGATGAGCGCGGTGAGTTGCCGCCCACGGTGCCGGTGCTGTCCGCCCCCGGGCTGCGCGGCCTGCTGAGCCTGGACCCACCGAGAGTGCCGCAGCCAGCAACAGAGGCAGGCAGCGCCCAGACGGGAGGCGAGGGCGGGAGTACGTCCGGCAGCGCCCCTGCTTCGACGGTCCCTGTAGCCCCGGCTCCGATCTTCACCACGCCTGCCGACCAGGCGGTGGCGCGGGAAGCGTATCGGGCCATGCAGGACCTCAGCCGCGATCCTACGTCGGTGCCGGGCGTCTCAGCGTTGCAACGCCCGGAGATTCAGCGGCAGCTGATCGAACGGGTGCAGGCCAAGCTGCCTACTGTGCAGCCTAGCCTGCTGGACGGCGCGCAGCCGCCCGCCCCGGACATCGCGGACATCGTCGCCAGAACCACCGCGCTGCTCGTCGAGGGCACCATCAGCATTCCCCGCATCCTGGTGATTCCGGAAGGGGAGGCGAGGCGGGACTTCCAGCCGTTCACCCTCGACCTCAGCCGCGTCAACTACGCCCCGCCGAGCAGGACGCTGGTGGTCCAGAACCTCAACGACAACACCCAGGAATGGATCCAGGCGGTGCCCGGCGGGCAGATCATCGAGCGCAACCTCCAGGATCTGGTGGTCAAGGGCCTGCTGGGCAACCCGGAGATCAGCTACGACGAGAATGCCGAGACGCTGTACCACCTGGCAGATCAGATCGTGGGCCACTTCGAGGCCCGGGGCCACGACTACGACACCGTGAGGGACATCCTGGTGGCCCACGAGCGTGACCTCGCGCGGCTGGTGTTCGGCCAGATGGAACAGCATCAGACCCAGGGCCAGGTGCGCTACGTCCACGAGGTGCGGCAGGGCTTCAGCGAACTGCGCAGCAGCACGCTGAACTACAGCCGCGGCGGCCTGATCGCCAACCCGCAGGCGCGGCCTCCCGCGGGGCTCCGGATCGAGGCCTGCGTGTACACCGGCTTTACCCGCAGCCTCTACCACGAGGTGAAATTCCAGTCGGACGCCGAGCGGGTGCTCGCGTTGATTCTTGACCGCGACACCCAGAAGTGGTTCCGTCCGGTGAAGGGGCAGTTCCTGATGACCTACCGCCTGGGCCACCAGATGCGCGAGTACCAGCCGGACTTCGTGGCGGAAACGGCGAACGAGATCCTGATGCTGGAGGTCAAGGCGCAGAACGAACTGGACGACCCGGAGGTACTCGAGAAGGCCCGGGTGGCGCGCGAGTGGTGCGCGGCAGCGTCGGCGCACACCGCAAGATCAGGCGGCAAGCCGTGGCGCTACGCCGTCATTCCGCACACCGCGGTCGCCCTCAATCAGACGCTGGCCAACCTCACGCAGGAAACCTGA
- a CDS encoding RNA-directed DNA polymerase, translating to MIATLRPLAKLLSSRCWSPQPAIQAYKLKGPTSQRPTFIPAGRNELLVFGLLAQRLQARLLQERRALYGSALFSNIPVAEGQPLLSRPYVEGLTGVNAVIQQHLEVAPVVLSLDIRGFFDEIDHGALLKVIGSQGLLGAEELWMLEQVLDSFAGRCDPPLHRGLPQSYFELSAPFAEVFLHSLDLALTAREDLHYCRYVDDLRLFLKTPGDSGDQVQRQVQALTADVSRILTPLGLGLNLDKQVLYDARTQSPEEIPLIGGPAARRLPSEVLRLAGLAHGHPQAADLQVALRELWDARGRLQPNRPFDKTAARFCLARLAPTAGLVEDVLELLSDQPQQCDAVAWFFQRLPQAQVPWIALRAALSDPFHAPAGLKLIRALASVKTIASGDTSHPACAWLEQLGQHGDAGLRWQIGEFRAHARRRWNEERAPSSAEVSWQNLAPLLAEHLALPRHTFHHVTLDLTGDVACRVQRLICGMNVSHARQSYRYVWSAVQLCDLLPELLGSARDGCWDRATALRAGAYQTRAEWRTAASQAVGDTWELLLERALQQVIWTHGQSGTTPPLVA from the coding sequence ATGATCGCCACGCTGCGGCCGCTGGCCAAGCTGCTGTCGTCCCGCTGCTGGTCGCCGCAGCCGGCGATTCAGGCGTACAAGCTCAAAGGTCCGACTTCGCAGCGTCCGACCTTCATTCCCGCGGGGCGAAATGAGCTGCTGGTGTTCGGCCTGCTGGCGCAGCGCCTGCAGGCCCGGCTTCTTCAGGAGCGCCGGGCGTTGTACGGCTCGGCATTGTTCAGCAACATCCCAGTTGCAGAGGGGCAGCCCCTGTTGTCCCGGCCCTACGTCGAAGGCCTGACAGGGGTCAATGCCGTCATCCAGCAGCACCTCGAGGTGGCACCGGTGGTGCTCTCGCTCGACATCCGCGGGTTCTTCGACGAAATCGACCACGGCGCGCTGCTCAAGGTGATCGGCAGCCAGGGCCTGCTCGGTGCCGAGGAACTGTGGATGCTGGAGCAGGTGCTCGACAGTTTTGCCGGCCGCTGCGACCCGCCGCTGCACCGTGGGCTTCCGCAGTCGTACTTCGAGCTGAGCGCCCCGTTCGCCGAGGTGTTCCTCCACTCGCTCGACCTCGCCCTGACGGCGCGTGAGGACCTGCACTACTGCCGCTACGTCGATGATCTCAGACTGTTCCTGAAAACCCCAGGTGACAGCGGGGACCAAGTTCAGCGCCAGGTCCAGGCGCTGACAGCGGACGTCAGCCGTATTCTGACGCCGCTGGGACTGGGCCTGAACCTGGACAAGCAGGTGCTGTACGACGCCCGCACGCAGTCGCCGGAAGAGATTCCGTTGATTGGTGGTCCGGCAGCACGCCGCCTCCCCTCTGAAGTGCTGCGGCTCGCCGGTCTGGCGCACGGACATCCCCAAGCCGCTGACCTGCAGGTGGCGCTGCGGGAGCTGTGGGACGCCCGGGGACGCCTGCAGCCGAATCGGCCGTTCGACAAGACCGCCGCACGATTCTGCCTGGCCCGACTCGCCCCCACCGCTGGCCTCGTGGAAGACGTGCTTGAGCTGCTAAGCGACCAGCCGCAGCAATGCGACGCCGTGGCCTGGTTTTTTCAGCGCCTCCCCCAGGCGCAGGTTCCCTGGATTGCGCTCCGTGCCGCGCTGTCTGACCCTTTTCACGCGCCAGCAGGGCTGAAGCTGATTCGTGCTCTGGCGTCTGTCAAGACCATTGCCAGCGGGGATACCAGCCATCCAGCGTGCGCGTGGCTCGAACAGCTCGGGCAGCACGGGGATGCTGGCCTGCGCTGGCAAATCGGGGAGTTCAGGGCGCACGCGCGGCGACGCTGGAATGAAGAGAGAGCACCGTCGTCTGCCGAGGTGAGCTGGCAGAACCTTGCGCCGCTGCTGGCCGAGCACCTGGCCCTGCCGCGGCACACCTTCCACCACGTGACACTTGACCTGACGGGCGATGTCGCCTGCCGCGTACAGCGGTTGATCTGTGGGATGAATGTCTCTCACGCCCGGCAGTCATACCGCTACGTCTGGTCTGCTGTTCAACTGTGTGACCTGTTGCCGGAACTGCTGGGCAGTGCAAGGGACGGCTGCTGGGACCGGGCAACCGCCCTGCGAGCGGGAGCGTACCAGACGCGCGCCGAATGGCGAACCGCGGCGTCGCAGGCCGTGGGCGACACCTGGGAGCTGCTGCTGGAGCGGGCGCTTCAGCAAGTCATCTGGACGCACGGGCAGAGCGGGACCACGCCCCCGCTCGTCGCCTGA
- a CDS encoding MbcA/ParS/Xre antitoxin family protein, which yields MTDHEKPDALLLARTLGLTAHELAQALSQDVSTLAHDPTGDGLQLKLQALDDLALQLRDMFGSPEMARLWLRAANPVLAAQTPMSYLLRGDTVALEKLLLMAKTGMPT from the coding sequence ATGACTGACCATGAAAAGCCCGATGCCCTGCTGCTTGCCCGGACGCTCGGGCTGACCGCGCACGAGCTGGCGCAGGCGCTGAGCCAGGACGTAAGCACCCTGGCCCACGACCCGACCGGTGACGGTCTGCAACTGAAGCTGCAGGCGCTGGACGACCTGGCGCTTCAGCTGCGTGACATGTTCGGCTCGCCTGAGATGGCCCGCCTGTGGCTGCGTGCGGCGAACCCTGTTCTCGCCGCGCAGACGCCCATGTCATATCTGCTACGCGGTGACACTGTTGCCCTTGAGAAATTGCTGCTGATGGCGAAAACCGGAATGCCCACTTGA
- a CDS encoding site-specific integrase — MATSSLDIVAAHLSLVGRADRIARLDPDELRRRAVVACRDADEAELWAITEAFLITRGRKGARVSVRTLETYQDSLQTFVRWALPAGVSLLRPRAAEGFSFVRHLEDLKLMPSSVQVRLSGARTLYAALRWAGATDANPFADVKAARDPRASHEKRGPYTDAEVKTLLAAADPQEAVVVLLAADSGLRNTEMTDVRRSDLRLDEEHPHVQVRGKGRGGWSESAPLSGRGVAAIKHWLALAPADEEYLLTWRTRKSTRLRLLHLCERAGVRYEGREVHGLRHTAGTRTYQETGDIMEAKDLLRHRDITSTQVYVQYARRGKKAANRDW, encoded by the coding sequence ATGGCCACCAGCAGCCTGGACATCGTCGCCGCCCACCTGAGTCTGGTCGGCCGGGCCGACCGCATCGCGCGCCTTGACCCGGACGAGCTGCGCCGCCGCGCGGTGGTCGCTTGCCGCGACGCCGACGAAGCGGAGCTGTGGGCTATCACCGAGGCTTTCCTGATCACCCGTGGCCGCAAGGGTGCACGGGTGAGTGTGCGCACCCTGGAAACGTATCAGGATTCGCTGCAGACCTTCGTCCGCTGGGCGTTGCCTGCCGGCGTGTCGCTGCTACGCCCTCGAGCGGCCGAGGGCTTCTCCTTCGTGCGCCATCTCGAAGACCTCAAACTGATGCCATCGAGCGTGCAGGTACGGTTGTCCGGCGCGCGCACGCTGTATGCCGCGCTGCGCTGGGCCGGGGCCACCGACGCCAATCCGTTTGCCGACGTCAAGGCGGCGCGCGATCCCCGGGCGAGCCACGAGAAGCGCGGGCCATACACCGACGCCGAGGTCAAGACATTGTTGGCCGCCGCGGATCCGCAGGAAGCGGTGGTGGTGCTGCTGGCAGCGGATTCTGGTCTGCGCAACACCGAGATGACCGATGTGCGACGCAGTGACCTGCGCCTGGACGAGGAGCACCCCCACGTGCAGGTGCGCGGCAAGGGTCGCGGCGGGTGGTCGGAGAGCGCGCCACTTTCCGGACGGGGCGTTGCCGCCATCAAACACTGGCTGGCATTAGCTCCAGCGGACGAGGAGTATCTGCTGACGTGGCGCACCCGCAAGTCGACCCGCCTGCGGCTGCTGCATCTGTGCGAGCGCGCTGGCGTGCGCTACGAGGGCCGCGAGGTGCACGGCCTGCGCCACACCGCCGGGACGCGCACGTACCAGGAAACCGGTGACATCATGGAGGCCAAGGATCTGCTGCGGCACCGCGACATCACCAGCACCCAGGTCTACGTCCAGTATGCCCGGAGAGGCAAGAAGGCCGCCAACAGGGATTGGTAG